One Spinacia oleracea cultivar Varoflay chromosome 4, BTI_SOV_V1, whole genome shotgun sequence DNA segment encodes these proteins:
- the LOC130459264 gene encoding RNA demethylase ALKBH10B-like → MVNVVKGLKLYENLFNDQELFKLNDFVDELPVAGQNGEILASTALVILQDNIRIHLFVFWNQDDATLAMSMTPSTMRVEALGLQFVLWTRNTLKAGQSLLRVTVL, encoded by the exons ATG GTAAATGTCGTTAAAGGCCTGAAGTTGTATGAAAACTTATTTAATGATCAAGAGCTTTTCAAGTTGAATGATTTCGTGGATGAGCTCCCAGTTGCTGGACAAAATGGAGAAATCTTAG CTTCAACGGCACTAGTCATTCTACAGGACAATATAAGGATTCACCTGTTTGTGTTTTGGAATCAGG ATGATGCAACATTAGCAATGTCGATGACTCCATCAACAATGAGAGTGGAAGCACTTGGCCTACAGTTCGTACTATGGACCAGAAACACACTAAAAG CTGGTCAGAGTTTGCTCAGGGTTACAGTTTTATAG